One segment of Polaribacter huanghezhanensis DNA contains the following:
- the trpD gene encoding anthranilate phosphoribosyltransferase — MKAILNDLYQQKTLSKSQAKEVLINIANEQYNDAHLASFMTVFMMRPITVDELSGFRDALKELAIKVDLSDFNTIDIVGTGGDGKDTFNISTLTSFIVAGTGQKVAKHGNYSVSSQSGSSDMLESFGYEFTNDESILKQQLEEANICFLHAPKFHPAMKAVGPTRKALALKTFFNMLGPLVNPSSPQNQLLGTFNLEVARLYNYILQEEGGNYGIVHALDGYDEISLTGAFKLFTKQGEQLITPEDLGFKNIAQSEIFGGNSVADAAKIFKNIIEGNGSEAQNNVVLTNAAFALKIVDDQKSFKEAFEEAKESLLSGKAKQSLNRIITNY; from the coding sequence ATGAAAGCAATTTTAAACGATTTATATCAACAAAAAACCTTGTCAAAATCGCAAGCAAAAGAGGTTTTAATCAACATTGCAAACGAACAATACAACGATGCACATTTAGCATCGTTTATGACCGTTTTTATGATGCGTCCAATTACAGTTGATGAGCTTTCTGGTTTTAGAGATGCTTTAAAAGAATTGGCGATAAAAGTTGATTTATCTGATTTTAACACCATCGATATTGTTGGAACTGGTGGCGATGGAAAAGACACGTTTAATATATCAACTTTAACTTCATTTATTGTTGCCGGAACTGGACAAAAAGTGGCGAAACACGGAAACTATTCGGTGTCTTCACAATCGGGTTCTTCAGACATGTTGGAGAGTTTTGGATATGAATTTACGAATGATGAAAGCATTTTAAAACAACAATTGGAAGAAGCAAATATTTGTTTTTTACATGCACCAAAATTTCATCCAGCGATGAAAGCCGTTGGGCCAACACGAAAAGCCTTGGCATTAAAAACATTTTTTAATATGTTAGGTCCGTTGGTAAATCCGAGTTCGCCACAAAATCAATTGTTAGGGACTTTTAACTTAGAAGTAGCGCGTTTGTACAATTATATTTTACAAGAAGAAGGAGGCAATTACGGAATTGTGCATGCATTGGATGGTTATGATGAAATATCGTTAACTGGTGCGTTTAAATTGTTTACAAAACAAGGAGAGCAATTAATTACTCCAGAAGATTTAGGTTTTAAAAATATAGCGCAGTCAGAAATATTTGGAGGAAATTCGGTTGCTGATGCAGCAAAAATTTTCAAGAATATTATTGAAGGGAATGGGAGCGAAGCACAAAACAATGTGGTGTTGACAAATGCCGCTTTTGCTCTGAAAATAGTTGATGATCAAAAATCATTTAAAGAAGCGTTTGAAGAAGCAAAAGAATCTTTGCTTTCAGGAAAAGCAAAACAAAGTTTAAATAGAATAATTACGAATTATTAA
- a CDS encoding anthranilate synthase component II, with the protein MNILILDNYDSFTYNLVHMVEDITGNLPDVFRNDEITVEEIQRYDVIILSPGPGIPDEAGILKEVIATYAGRIPIFGVCLGLQAITEVFGGHIENMGEVFHGVATEMEIIKKEAVIFKGIPQKFEAARYHSWIASNENFPRTIAITAVDEDRAIQAIEHKEFNVSAVQFHPESILTEVGEQIVRNFLENIKK; encoded by the coding sequence ATGAACATATTAATACTAGACAACTACGATTCTTTTACCTACAACCTAGTTCACATGGTAGAAGATATTACTGGAAATTTACCAGATGTTTTTAGAAATGATGAAATTACTGTTGAAGAAATTCAGAGATATGATGTGATAATTTTATCTCCAGGTCCAGGAATTCCGGATGAAGCAGGAATTTTAAAAGAAGTCATTGCAACATATGCTGGAAGAATTCCAATTTTTGGAGTTTGTTTAGGGCTGCAAGCAATTACAGAAGTTTTTGGCGGACACATTGAAAATATGGGAGAAGTTTTTCACGGAGTTGCTACAGAAATGGAAATCATTAAAAAAGAGGCTGTTATTTTTAAAGGAATTCCGCAAAAATTTGAAGCAGCCAGGTATCATTCTTGGATTGCATCCAACGAGAATTTCCCTAGAACAATTGCAATAACTGCTGTTGATGAAGACAGAGCCATTCAGGCAATTGAACATAAGGAATTTAATGTGTCGGCAGTACAATTTCACCCAGAATCAATATTGACAGAAGTTGGAGAGCAAATTGTTCGGAATTTTTTAGAAAACATTAAAAAGTAA
- the trpB gene encoding tryptophan synthase subunit beta — protein MKSKFQPTKEGYYGQFGGAFIPELLYPNVKELEDNYLDILSSDAFQKEYKDLLQHYVGRPSPLYLAKRLSEKYGATIYLKREDLNHTGAHKINNTIGQILVAKHLGKTKIIAETGAGQHGVATATVCALMNLECVVFMGETDIKRQAPNVARMKMLGAKVIPATSGSKTLKDATNEAIRYWIQHPETYYLIGSVVGPHPYPDMVARLQAVISEEMKVQLKKQTGNENPDTIIACVGGGSNAAGAFYHYLDDKNVELIAVEAAGLGVDSGESAATSQLGEVGVIHGSKTILMQDEYGQITEPYSISAGLDYPGVGPLHAYLHETKRAKFMNATDKEALDAAFELTQLEGIIPALESAHALAVLLKMKLKKEQVVVINLSGRGDKDLETYINHLEK, from the coding sequence ATGAAATCAAAATTTCAACCCACTAAAGAAGGATATTACGGGCAGTTTGGAGGAGCGTTTATTCCGGAATTGTTATATCCAAATGTAAAAGAATTGGAAGATAATTATTTAGATATTTTATCTTCTGATGCATTTCAAAAAGAATACAAGGATTTGTTACAGCATTATGTTGGTCGCCCAAGTCCGTTGTATTTAGCAAAACGATTGTCAGAAAAATATGGCGCAACCATTTATTTAAAACGCGAAGATTTAAATCATACTGGAGCGCATAAAATAAACAATACCATTGGTCAAATTCTAGTTGCCAAACATTTAGGAAAAACAAAAATTATTGCTGAAACAGGAGCAGGGCAACATGGCGTTGCAACCGCAACCGTTTGCGCACTAATGAATCTTGAATGTGTTGTTTTTATGGGAGAAACCGATATCAAACGTCAAGCGCCAAATGTAGCTCGTATGAAAATGTTAGGAGCAAAGGTGATTCCAGCAACAAGCGGAAGTAAAACCTTAAAAGATGCTACAAATGAAGCGATTCGTTATTGGATTCAACATCCAGAAACCTATTATTTAATCGGATCTGTTGTTGGACCGCATCCGTATCCAGATATGGTTGCGCGATTGCAAGCGGTGATTTCTGAGGAAATGAAAGTGCAATTGAAAAAACAAACTGGAAATGAAAATCCTGATACAATTATTGCTTGTGTTGGTGGCGGATCAAATGCTGCTGGAGCATTTTATCATTATTTAGATGATAAAAATGTAGAGTTAATTGCTGTTGAAGCAGCTGGTTTAGGAGTTGATTCAGGAGAAAGTGCAGCGACTTCTCAATTAGGTGAAGTGGGTGTTATTCACGGAAGTAAAACCATTTTAATGCAAGATGAATACGGGCAAATTACAGAGCCGTATTCTATTTCTGCTGGATTGGATTATCCTGGCGTTGGACCTTTACATGCTTATTTACACGAAACAAAACGCGCAAAATTTATGAACGCAACAGATAAAGAAGCATTGGATGCTGCTTTTGAATTGACTCAGCTAGAAGGAATCATTCCAGCTTTAGAAAGCGCGCATGCGTTGGCGGTTTTACTTAAAATGAAGTTGAAAAAAGAGCAAGTTGTGGTAATTAATTTATCAGGAAGAGGTGATAAAGATTTAGAAACCTATATCAATCATTTAGAAAAGTAA
- the trpC gene encoding indole-3-glycerol phosphate synthase TrpC — MTILDKIIAFKKKEIAKIKAEVPLKKLVESPNFDRKVFSLKKSLLEVGSTGIIAEFKRQSPSKGIINDKATIAEVTNGYLDANVAAQSILTDTSFFGGTMADLMEARVINQQKPILRKDFIVDGFQIVEAKAIGADVILLIASCLTSVELKNYGKLASELGLEVLYEVHTQEDLDKINDLDNKIIGINNRNLKTFEVDLEHSIKLANQISDTSVKVSESGISDPRIITGLKEYGFQGFLIGENFMKEEDPGLACQEFISQIR, encoded by the coding sequence ATGACTATACTGGATAAAATAATCGCATTTAAAAAGAAGGAAATAGCCAAGATTAAAGCAGAAGTTCCTTTGAAGAAATTAGTAGAAAGCCCAAATTTTGACAGAAAAGTATTTTCACTAAAAAAATCATTGTTAGAAGTTGGTTCAACCGGAATTATTGCAGAGTTTAAACGTCAATCCCCATCCAAAGGAATTATCAACGACAAAGCAACAATTGCTGAGGTAACTAATGGATATTTAGACGCAAATGTAGCAGCGCAATCTATTTTGACAGATACTTCATTTTTTGGTGGGACGATGGCAGATTTAATGGAGGCAAGAGTTATCAACCAGCAAAAACCAATCTTAAGAAAAGATTTTATTGTTGATGGATTTCAAATTGTAGAAGCCAAAGCAATTGGTGCAGATGTAATTTTATTAATTGCTTCTTGTTTGACTTCTGTTGAGCTAAAAAATTATGGAAAACTTGCATCCGAACTTGGATTGGAAGTGTTGTATGAAGTGCATACGCAAGAAGATTTGGATAAAATCAATGATCTGGACAATAAAATCATCGGAATAAATAACAGAAATTTAAAGACTTTTGAAGTTGATTTAGAACATTCTATTAAGTTGGCAAATCAAATTTCTGACACTTCTGTAAAAGTTTCTGAAAGCGGAATTTCAGATCCAAGAATTATTACAGGATTAAAAGAATACGGTTTTCAAGGATTTTTAATTGGAGAAAATTTCATGAAAGAAGAAGATCCAGGTTTGGCATGTCAAGAGTTTATTAGTCAAATTAGATAA
- a CDS encoding amidohydrolase, whose amino-acid sequence MKKIILSLVILSSFFACQQQEKADLIVINANAYTVNTNFDKAQSFAIKDGKFIAVGTNDEIQKKYATLKTIDAKDQTIVPGLIDAHCHFFGLGLALQKVDLRGTKSYDEVLEKLAAFKKEKNADYITGRGWDQNDWKVKEFPTKEKLDKLFPNTPVAIRRVDGHALLVNEAALKYSSLSSRKFPKKISGGEFIQKNGKLTGVLIDAAMSYIKTPNTTKKEEIQGLLDAQKVAFSYGLTTVDDAGVGKSTIDLMDSLQKTGDLKMRIYAMVSVSQKNLDYFIPKGIIKTDRLNVRSFKVYGDGALGSRGAAMRKPYSDRDHHFGALIFEPKKYTEIAAQIAKSDYQMNTHAIGDSANYWMLKTYKTALKGQKDRRWRIEHAQIISPEDFNLFDNIVPSVQPTHATSDMYWAETRIGKKRMKGAYAFKDLLNKYGSVALGTDFPVERVSPFLTFSSAVTRQDTDGYPKGGFQMENALTRKETLRGMTIWAAHANFEENEKGSIEVGKFADFVILNQNIMAVEGRKIHETKVVATYVNGENVYNLK is encoded by the coding sequence ATGAAAAAAATTATTTTATCACTCGTAATTTTAAGTTCTTTTTTTGCTTGTCAACAACAAGAAAAAGCTGATTTAATTGTTATCAATGCAAATGCATATACCGTAAATACTAATTTTGACAAAGCGCAAAGTTTTGCAATTAAAGACGGAAAATTTATTGCAGTTGGCACCAACGACGAAATCCAAAAAAAATACGCAACATTAAAAACTATCGATGCAAAAGATCAAACAATCGTGCCTGGATTGATTGATGCACATTGTCATTTCTTTGGATTAGGTTTGGCTTTACAAAAAGTAGATTTAAGAGGTACAAAAAGCTACGACGAAGTCTTAGAAAAACTAGCGGCATTTAAAAAAGAAAAAAATGCAGATTATATTACAGGTCGTGGTTGGGATCAGAACGATTGGAAAGTAAAAGAATTCCCAACAAAAGAAAAATTAGACAAGTTATTTCCGAATACACCTGTTGCAATCAGAAGAGTTGATGGGCATGCATTATTAGTAAATGAAGCTGCTTTAAAATATTCTAGTTTGTCTAGCAGAAAATTTCCTAAGAAAATATCTGGAGGAGAATTTATTCAGAAAAACGGAAAATTAACTGGTGTTTTAATTGATGCTGCGATGAGTTACATCAAAACTCCAAACACAACAAAAAAAGAAGAAATTCAAGGTTTACTTGACGCACAAAAAGTAGCTTTTAGTTATGGTTTAACAACTGTTGATGATGCTGGAGTTGGAAAATCTACCATCGATTTAATGGATAGTTTACAAAAAACTGGAGATTTAAAAATGCGTATTTACGCAATGGTTTCTGTGAGTCAGAAAAATTTAGATTACTTTATTCCGAAAGGAATTATTAAAACAGACCGATTAAATGTGCGTTCTTTTAAAGTGTATGGCGATGGAGCTTTAGGCTCACGTGGAGCTGCAATGCGCAAACCGTATAGCGACAGAGATCATCATTTTGGAGCATTAATTTTTGAACCAAAAAAATATACAGAAATTGCTGCACAAATTGCAAAATCAGACTACCAAATGAATACACACGCCATTGGTGATTCTGCTAATTATTGGATGTTAAAAACGTACAAAACAGCTTTAAAAGGACAAAAAGATAGACGCTGGAGAATAGAACATGCGCAAATTATTTCTCCAGAAGATTTTAATTTGTTTGACAATATTGTTCCTTCGGTACAACCAACACATGCAACTTCTGATATGTATTGGGCAGAAACTAGAATTGGAAAAAAACGCATGAAAGGAGCATATGCATTCAAAGATTTGCTAAACAAATACGGAAGCGTAGCCTTGGGAACTGATTTCCCTGTAGAAAGAGTAAGTCCGTTTTTAACATTTTCTTCAGCAGTAACTCGTCAAGACACAGATGGTTATCCAAAAGGCGGATTTCAAATGGAAAATGCATTAACCAGAAAAGAAACGTTACGCGGAATGACCATTTGGGCAGCACATGCCAATTTTGAAGAAAATGAAAAAGGAAGTATTGAAGTTGGTAAATTTGCTGATTTTGTAATTCTGAACCAAAACATTATGGCAGTTGAAGGAAGAAAAATACATGAAACTAAAGTTGTTGCTACCTATGTAAATGGGGAAAATGTTTACAATTTGAAATAA
- a CDS encoding CDGSH iron-sulfur domain-containing protein, which produces MELPKRAGNGPVAVALEAGKNYAWCACGLSQSQPLCDGKHRGTGMSPDVFTAENTETKYLCACKATGNQPFCDGSHK; this is translated from the coding sequence ATGGAATTACCAAAAAGAGCTGGAAATGGACCAGTAGCAGTAGCGTTAGAAGCAGGAAAAAATTACGCTTGGTGTGCTTGTGGATTGTCTCAATCCCAACCGTTATGTGATGGAAAACACAGAGGAACAGGAATGAGTCCAGATGTATTTACAGCAGAAAATACAGAAACAAAATATTTATGTGCTTGTAAAGCAACAGGAAATCAACCATTTTGTGATGGTTCACACAAGTAG
- the trpA gene encoding tryptophan synthase subunit alpha: MKSLKNIFQEKKNLLSIFFTAGYPNLNDTAQIISELSKNQVDFIEVGLPYSDPLADGPTIQESSQVALQNGMNLDIVFEQLKAIKDTNSTPLVLMGYLNQLIKYGEDKFCRACVECGIETVILPDLPMIEYENHYQQLFKKYRLTNVFLITPHTSEERIRKIDALTDAFIYVVASASITGAKGEISNQQIDYFERIKFMNLKSKLIIGFGISDKETFDTACQYANGAIIGSAFIKHLKSNSVESITSFIKNIKY; the protein is encoded by the coding sequence ATGAAATCATTAAAAAACATATTTCAAGAAAAGAAAAATTTATTATCAATTTTTTTTACTGCTGGTTATCCAAATTTAAATGACACAGCACAAATCATTTCAGAATTAAGTAAAAATCAAGTTGATTTTATTGAAGTTGGTTTGCCTTATTCTGATCCTTTAGCAGACGGCCCAACGATTCAAGAAAGTAGTCAAGTTGCGTTGCAAAACGGAATGAATTTAGACATCGTTTTTGAACAATTAAAAGCAATAAAAGATACAAATTCAACTCCATTAGTTTTAATGGGGTATTTGAATCAACTTATTAAATACGGAGAAGATAAATTTTGTAGAGCTTGTGTAGAATGCGGAATTGAAACAGTAATTCTTCCAGATTTACCAATGATTGAATATGAAAATCATTATCAGCAATTGTTTAAAAAATATCGATTGACGAATGTGTTTTTAATTACGCCACACACATCCGAAGAACGAATCAGAAAAATAGATGCGTTAACAGATGCTTTTATTTATGTAGTTGCTTCGGCTTCAATTACTGGAGCAAAAGGAGAAATATCAAATCAACAGATTGATTATTTTGAGCGTATCAAATTCATGAATTTAAAAAGTAAGTTGATTATTGGTTTTGGTATTTCTGACAAAGAAACTTTTGATACAGCTTGTCAATATGCAAATGGAGCAATTATTGGTTCGGCTTTTATTAAGCATTTAAAGAGTAATAGCGTAGAATCAATCACGAGCTTTATAAAAAACATAAAATATTAA
- a CDS encoding phosphoribosylanthranilate isomerase codes for MKLKVCGMKYVENIQQVAALQPDYLGFIFYDKSKRNFDGMIPELPKSIKKTGVFVNAKIDEVVSKIKQYNLQAVQLHGDESVNYINELKCLFERSRELEIIKVFGIKDKFDFDVLKPYLEVVDYFLFDTKGKERGGNGITFDWKVLEKYPFTKPFFLSGGIGLGEVKVLQSFLRKQESKYCYALDINSQFEIKAGLKSVDNIEKFKNEIKISTH; via the coding sequence ATGAAATTAAAAGTTTGCGGAATGAAATATGTAGAAAATATCCAACAAGTTGCAGCTTTGCAACCTGATTATTTGGGTTTTATTTTCTATGATAAATCAAAAAGAAATTTTGATGGAATGATTCCAGAACTTCCAAAATCAATTAAAAAAACGGGCGTTTTTGTCAATGCAAAAATTGATGAAGTGGTTTCAAAAATAAAACAATACAATTTACAAGCAGTTCAGTTGCATGGTGATGAAAGTGTGAATTATATTAATGAACTAAAATGTCTGTTCGAGCGCAGTCGAGAACTAGAAATTATCAAAGTGTTCGGAATAAAAGACAAATTCGATTTTGATGTTTTAAAACCATATCTAGAAGTTGTCGATTATTTTTTATTCGACACCAAAGGAAAAGAACGAGGCGGAAATGGAATTACGTTTGATTGGAAGGTTTTAGAAAAATATCCTTTTACAAAACCGTTTTTTTTAAGTGGTGGCATTGGATTGGGTGAAGTTAAAGTTTTACAGTCATTCCTGCGAAAGCAGGAATCTAAATATTGTTACGCATTAGACATTAATAGTCAATTTGAAATAAAAGCTGGTTTAAAATCAGTAGATAATATAGAAAAATTTAAAAATGAAATCAAAATTTCAACCCACTAA
- a CDS encoding anthranilate synthase component I family protein yields the protein MKKLQFKTTSTTRISDTVTPVGLYLRFRDAYANSLLLESSDYHSKEESFSFICIEPIVTMKVENHNFVVSQKGKTIDKHSIDKNFYELFDNFSKSIDLDCDAKLKSFNGLYGYTTYDSVQYFENIQLNVKDAPSKIPLMQYSFYRFIIAINHFNDEMTLIENIEQGTESRISEIETIIKAQTFNTQKFEIKGDETSNCTDEDFKEYVVKAKAHCKRGDVFQLVLSRQFQQAFKGDEFNVYRALRSINPSPYLFYFDYGSFKLMGSSPEAQIKISAGKAIINPIAGTFRRTGDMAEDIKLGKKLSEDKKETAEHVMLVDLARNDLSKHAENVKVEVFKEVQYFSHVIHLVSTVQGNIKGNPINIVGDTFPAGTLSGAPKYKAMQLIDQYENQSRGFYGGAVGIIGLDGSVNLAIAIRSFVSKSNVLYYQAGAGIVIHSDEEKELQEVNNKLAALKKALLLAENI from the coding sequence ATGAAAAAATTACAATTTAAAACGACTAGCACAACTCGAATTTCAGATACGGTAACTCCGGTTGGTTTGTACTTAAGATTTAGAGATGCATACGCCAATTCGCTGTTATTAGAAAGTTCAGATTATCACAGTAAAGAAGAAAGTTTTTCTTTTATATGTATTGAACCAATCGTAACCATGAAAGTTGAAAATCACAATTTTGTGGTTTCGCAAAAAGGAAAAACAATTGATAAGCATTCTATTGATAAAAATTTTTATGAATTGTTTGATAATTTTTCAAAGTCTATTGATTTAGATTGTGATGCAAAACTAAAATCATTCAACGGATTGTACGGATATACAACCTATGATAGCGTTCAGTATTTTGAAAATATTCAACTGAATGTAAAAGATGCGCCGTCTAAAATTCCGTTAATGCAATACAGTTTTTATCGATTTATTATTGCCATCAATCATTTTAATGATGAAATGACTTTGATTGAAAATATTGAACAAGGAACGGAATCAAGAATTTCAGAAATTGAAACCATCATAAAAGCGCAAACTTTTAATACCCAAAAATTTGAAATTAAAGGTGATGAAACTTCCAATTGTACCGACGAAGATTTTAAAGAATATGTAGTCAAAGCAAAAGCACATTGTAAACGTGGCGATGTTTTTCAGTTGGTATTATCACGTCAGTTTCAACAAGCATTTAAAGGCGATGAATTTAATGTGTATAGAGCTTTGCGTTCTATAAATCCGTCTCCTTATTTGTTTTATTTTGATTATGGATCTTTTAAATTGATGGGCTCTTCGCCAGAAGCACAAATTAAAATATCCGCAGGTAAAGCAATCATCAATCCAATAGCAGGGACGTTTCGAAGAACTGGTGATATGGCTGAAGACATCAAATTGGGGAAGAAATTATCCGAAGATAAAAAAGAAACTGCAGAACACGTAATGTTGGTAGATTTGGCTAGAAATGATTTAAGCAAACATGCCGAAAATGTAAAAGTTGAAGTGTTTAAAGAAGTGCAATATTTTAGTCATGTAATTCATTTGGTTTCTACAGTGCAAGGCAACATAAAAGGAAATCCGATAAATATTGTTGGAGATACTTTTCCTGCCGGAACGTTGAGCGGCGCACCAAAATACAAAGCGATGCAATTAATTGATCAATATGAAAATCAATCTCGCGGATTTTATGGCGGAGCAGTCGGAATTATAGGATTGGATGGTTCGGTAAATTTAGCCATCGCAATTCGTTCTTTTGTGAGTAAAAGCAATGTGTTGTATTATCAAGCTGGCGCAGGAATTGTCATCCATTCAGATGAAGAAAAAGAATTACAAGAAGTAAATAATAAATTAGCAGCGTTAAAAAAGGCGTTGTTGCTAGCGGAAAATATTTAG
- a CDS encoding TonB-dependent receptor plug domain-containing protein, which produces MKTQKLFTFLLLITFSFSNFAQKSEKIEFSIKVRDDKNKAVPGALILIDNIKQSRKTNSKGIFKIRLNKTPKEITVFSPLLGIKKVKYTGQKNIFARLGKNNGIDSVVDINPNNKNTGTIQFQDIYDYLRGKVAGVNIGSDNTIRIRGFANFSGGDGPLLVLNGTQVDLTTFGDIEPSTIKKVKVLKGPDAAIYGLRGANGVIEVTTAF; this is translated from the coding sequence ATGAAAACTCAAAAACTATTTACATTTCTTTTATTAATAACCTTCTCTTTTTCAAATTTTGCGCAAAAATCAGAGAAAATAGAATTTTCAATAAAAGTTAGAGATGATAAAAACAAAGCAGTTCCTGGGGCTTTAATCCTAATTGATAATATCAAGCAAAGTAGAAAAACCAATAGTAAAGGAATTTTTAAAATTCGATTAAATAAAACTCCAAAAGAAATTACAGTATTTTCTCCTCTTTTAGGTATTAAAAAAGTAAAATACACTGGGCAAAAAAATATTTTTGCGAGATTAGGAAAAAACAATGGAATAGATTCAGTTGTTGATATTAATCCCAATAATAAAAACACTGGCACCATTCAATTTCAAGACATTTATGACTATTTAAGAGGTAAAGTAGCAGGTGTAAATATTGGAAGCGACAACACTATAAGAATTAGAGGATTTGCGAATTTTTCTGGCGGTGACGGACCGTTACTAGTATTAAATGGAACACAAGTAGATCTTACAACTTTTGGAGACATAGAGCCAAGCACTATTAAGAAAGTAAAAGTATTAAAAGGACCAGATGCTGCAATATATGGTTTAAGAGGCGCAAATGGTGTAATTGAAGTAACTACAGCTTTTTAA
- a CDS encoding M20/M25/M40 family metallo-hydrolase — MKKLSILFLFAILAIACTKKKETKTTSNELTAAEKVDATIIKEIFDTALLNGKSHEWLRDLTTNVGGRLSGSPEAAMAVKWGEHVMKEAGLDSVWLQPAMVPHWIRGEKEVAYYISDGKKFDMAVCALGGSISTPRDGVMAEVIEVKSIKEAEALGAIAKGKIIFFNRPFDNTLINTFSAYGGSVDQRGSGAKTVGKFGALAVIVRSMTNNIDNYPHTGTMRYGDIPESEYIPAAAISTLAAENLSKSLKENPNLKVYLKQSSKNLPKEKSFNVIGEIRGSENPEKVIVVGGHLDSWDLGDGAHDDGTGIVQSLEVLHLFKTNKIKPKNTIRVVFFMDEEQGGSGSKAYAKNVKTTKEIHIGGVESDSGGFTPRGFTIDANSANTDLLKSWKKLLAPYGLHDINKGGSGADVGKLKSEGVTLVGYRPDSQRYFDYHHAATDTFDKVNKRELELGSASMASMIYLMDKYLYNNAPN; from the coding sequence ATGAAAAAATTATCGATCCTTTTTCTTTTTGCAATATTAGCAATCGCGTGTACCAAAAAGAAAGAAACAAAAACTACTTCAAACGAACTAACAGCAGCAGAAAAAGTAGATGCTACAATCATTAAAGAAATATTTGATACCGCGTTGTTAAACGGTAAATCGCACGAATGGCTTCGTGATTTAACAACAAATGTTGGCGGAAGATTATCTGGTTCTCCAGAAGCAGCAATGGCTGTAAAATGGGGAGAACACGTAATGAAAGAAGCCGGTTTAGATTCGGTTTGGCTACAACCTGCAATGGTTCCACATTGGATTAGAGGAGAAAAAGAAGTTGCGTATTATATTTCTGACGGAAAGAAATTTGACATGGCGGTTTGCGCTTTAGGTGGTTCAATTTCAACTCCAAGAGACGGAGTTATGGCAGAGGTTATCGAAGTAAAAAGCATCAAAGAAGCAGAAGCTTTGGGAGCAATAGCAAAAGGAAAAATCATCTTTTTTAACAGACCGTTTGACAACACATTAATCAACACTTTTAGTGCTTATGGCGGTTCTGTAGATCAAAGAGGAAGCGGAGCAAAAACTGTGGGAAAATTTGGAGCATTGGCAGTAATTGTTCGTTCTATGACAAATAACATTGACAATTATCCTCATACAGGAACCATGCGTTATGGAGATATTCCTGAGAGCGAATACATTCCTGCTGCTGCAATTAGCACATTGGCTGCCGAGAATTTAAGTAAGAGTTTAAAAGAAAATCCGAATTTAAAAGTGTATTTAAAACAAAGTAGTAAAAACTTACCAAAAGAAAAATCATTTAATGTAATTGGCGAAATTAGAGGTTCAGAAAACCCTGAAAAAGTAATTGTTGTTGGCGGACATTTAGATTCTTGGGATCTAGGTGATGGTGCACATGATGACGGAACTGGAATTGTACAATCTTTAGAAGTGTTGCATCTTTTTAAAACAAACAAAATCAAACCAAAAAATACCATTCGTGTGGTTTTCTTTATGGATGAAGAACAAGGTGGTAGTGGTTCAAAAGCGTATGCGAAAAATGTTAAAACAACAAAAGAAATACATATTGGCGGTGTAGAATCTGATTCAGGTGGATTTACTCCTAGAGGTTTTACAATCGATGCGAATTCAGCAAACACAGATTTATTAAAAAGCTGGAAAAAATTATTAGCTCCATACGGATTACACGATATTAATAAAGGTGGAAGCGGCGCAGATGTTGGTAAATTAAAATCGGAAGGGGTAACATTAGTTGGTTATCGTCCAGATTCTCAACGTTATTTTGATTATCATCATGCGGCAACAGATACGTTTGATAAAGTAAACAAACGTGAACTCGAATTAGGAAGTGCTTCAATGGCAAGTATGATTTATTTAATGGACAAATATCTATACAACAACGCGCCAAACTAA